The following are encoded together in the Candidatus Cloacimonadaceae bacterium genome:
- a CDS encoding DUF1828 domain-containing protein, protein MNPINALVDDFYKFLRQKTTVNLDNVTNWTQITTPFLGLFNDSIEIYVKKEKEKLILSDDGETIHNLELSGVSLSRSAKRKDILESILLNYGVTLNKDSELTIEANEKSFPQKKLNLLAAISEANDLYVLSKQTVESVFKEEVQSYLEEQRIIYTPHFISKGSTGLEFTFDFQIAYYHTEIVIKAFNTVNKMNLPHFLFTWSDIQQVRERQSGKRVIGLAIINDTDREVKSEYLEALTSKEADYILWENRHAPGSICKLKAVNE, encoded by the coding sequence ATGAATCCGATTAACGCGTTAGTGGATGATTTTTATAAATTTCTACGTCAGAAGACCACGGTCAATTTGGATAATGTTACCAACTGGACACAGATAACGACACCTTTTTTGGGCTTATTCAACGATTCCATTGAGATTTATGTGAAAAAGGAAAAGGAAAAGCTAATCCTATCTGATGATGGCGAGACCATTCACAATCTGGAGTTAAGCGGGGTATCCCTTTCTCGTTCCGCCAAGCGTAAAGATATTCTGGAGAGTATTTTGCTAAACTATGGCGTCACGCTAAACAAGGATTCCGAATTGACGATTGAAGCAAATGAAAAGAGTTTTCCACAAAAGAAATTGAATCTGTTAGCTGCAATTTCGGAAGCCAATGACCTTTACGTCTTGTCCAAGCAAACCGTGGAATCGGTGTTTAAAGAGGAAGTTCAGTCTTATCTGGAAGAACAGAGAATTATCTACACTCCTCATTTCATCTCGAAGGGAAGCACCGGACTGGAATTCACCTTTGATTTTCAAATTGCTTATTATCATACTGAGATTGTAATCAAAGCATTTAATACAGTAAATAAAATGAATTTGCCTCATTTCTTATTTACCTGGAGTGATATCCAACAAGTTCGTGAACGCCAATCAGGGAAAAGAGTAATTGGTTTGGCAATCATCAACGATACTGACCGGGAAGTAAAGTCCGAATACTTGGAAGCTTTAACCAGCAAGGAAGCAGATTATATTCTGTGGGAAAACCGTCATGCTCCAGGAAGTATTTGCAAATTAAAAGCCGTGAATGAATAA